A genomic window from Populus nigra chromosome 7, ddPopNigr1.1, whole genome shotgun sequence includes:
- the LOC133699854 gene encoding pentatricopeptide repeat-containing protein At5g52850, chloroplastic produces the protein MISKTATKILSRTELPCLQETCSHLISFCNSKSLRQGVCIHSPIIKLGFQDHLYLNNNLLSLYSKCFTLDYARQFFDEMPSRDVVSWTGILSAYVKHEKHEEALGMFQEMMGSGPCPNEFTFSSVLRGCSALGEFSGGKCIHGCVIKHGFESNQILGSVLIDLYSKYGSIEEACRLFNCVDNGDVVSWTTMISSLVQAGKWSQALRIYIDMIKAGVYPNEFTFVKVLAAAGFLGLKHGKVVHAHLIVFGVELNLVVKTALVHMYSKCQRMDDAIRISKLTPESDRFLWTAILSGLAQNLKLREAVVAFQEMEASGILSNNFTYLSILNACSLILSLDLGRQIHARVIMAGLEDDVPVGNALVDMYMKCSHEVKDGLRVFKGIESPDVISWTSLIAGLSEHGFHQDSFDSYMEMTASGLQPNSVTLSIILRSCRAAKSASQLLKLHGHVIKTNADHDIVVSNALVDAYAGNERVDDAWHLIRNMSQRDALTYTGLATRLNQMGHHEMALHIINHMFNDDIKMDGYSMAGFLSASAGLNSVETGMQLHSYSVKSGLGSFISVSNGLVSFYGKCGLTHDAERAFAEISEPDIVSWNGLISVLASYGHISSALSTFDDMRLTGVKPDSVTFLLVLFTCTHGGLVDMGLEYFNSMKEMHGIEPQLDHYVCLFDLLGRAGRLEEAMEILETMPIRPNASIYKTLLAACKVHRIVPLGEDIASRGLKLDPSDPAFNLMLANLYDSSGRPDLAATIRRSVRDKGSSLPQRSCSSHPELV, from the coding sequence ATGATAAGTAAAACAGCAACAAAGATCTTAAGCAGAACAGAACTCCCCTGTTTGCAAGAAACATGTTCTCATCTTATTTCCTTCTGCAACTCCAAATCTTTAAGGCAAGGTGTTTGCATTCACAGTCCAATAATCAAACTGGGTTTTCAAGACCACTTGTATCTAAACAACAATCTGCTGTCTCTCTATTCAAAGTGCTTTACTTTGGACTATGCACGCCAGTTCTTCGATGAAATGCCATCTAGAGATGTTGTGTCTTGGACTGGGATTCTTTCTGCTTATGTTAAGcatgaaaaacatgaagaagcGCTTGGAATGTTTCAGGAAATGATGGGTTCTGGTCCTTGTCCGAATGAATTCACTTTTTCAAGTGTTTTAAGGGGTTGTTCTGCTTTAGGAGAATTCAGTGGTGGAAAGTGTATTCATGGATGTGTCATAAAACATGGGTTTGAGTCAAACCAGATTTTGGGGTCCGTTTTGATTGATTTGTATTCCAAGTACGGTTCTATTGAGGAGGCATGTAGGCTATTTAATTGTGTGGATAATGGTGATGTTGTTTCGTGGACAACGATGATTTCTTCTCTTGTTCAAGCAGGGAAATGGAGTCAGGCATTGAGGATTTATATTGATATGATTAAGGCTGGTGTCTATCCAAATGAATTCacttttgttaaggttttagctGCAGCGGGGTTTCTTGGTTTGAAACATGGAAAAGTGGTTCATGCCCATTTGATAGTTTTCGGGGTTGAGTTGAATTTGGTAGTGAAGACTGCCCTTGTCCATATGTATTCCAAGTGCCAGAGGATGGACGATGCTATAAGGATTTCAAAACTGACACCAGAGTCTGATAGGTTTTTGTGGACTGCTATTCTCTCTGGGTTGGCTCAAAACTTGAAGTTAAGGGAAGCTGTAGTTGCATTTCAGGAAATGGAGGCCTCTGGAATTTTATCGAACAATTTTACATACCTGAGTATTTTGAATGCTTGCTCGTTAATTCTGTCTCTTGATTTAGGGAGACAGATCCATGCAAGGGTGATCATGGCTGGTTTGGAGGATGATGTTCCTGTTGGAAATGCACTTGTTGACATGTACATGAAATGCTCTCATGAGGTAAAAGATGGCTTGAGAGTGTTCAAAGGCATAGAGTCGCCTGATGTAATCTCTTGGACATCTTTGATTGCTGGCCTTTCTGAACATGGTTTCCATCAAGATTCTTTTGACTCGTATATGGAGATGACAGCTTCTGGGCTGCAACCAAATTCTGTTACGCTATCAATCATCCTCAGATCCTGTAGGGCAGCAAAATCTGCAAGTCAATTATTGAAGCTGCATGGACATGTAATCAAGACAAATGCTGATCATGATATTGTTGTCAGTAATGCTCTTGTAGATGCTTATGCTGGAAATGAAAGGGTAGATGATGCATGGCATTTGATTAGAAATATGAGCCAAAGAGATGCCCTCACATACACAGGTTTGGCCACAAGGCTCAATCAGATGGGCCATCATGAAATGGCATTACATATAATCAATCACATGTTCAACGATGACATTAAGATGGATGGATATAGCATGGCCGGCTTCTTATCCGCATCAGCTGGCTTGAATAGCGTGGAAACTGGAATGCAACTTCATAGTTATTCTGTGAAATCTGGTTTAGGCAGCTTTATTTCAGTCTCCAATGGCCTAGTTAGCTTTTATGGGAAATGTGGACTTACACATGATGCAGAGCGAGCATTTGCAGAAATAAGTGAGCCAGACATCGTGTCATGGAATGGATTGATATCCGTGTTGGCATCGTATGGGCATATCTCTTCTGCTCTCTCTACTTTTGATGATATGAGGTTGACCGGAGTCAAGCCTGATTCAGTTACGTTCTTGTTAGTGCTTTTCACTTGCACTCATGGTGGTTTGGTTGACATGGGTCTCGAGTATTTTAATTCAATGAAAGAAATGCATGGCATAGAGCCTCAGTTGGATCACTATGTTTGCTTATTTGATCTCCTTGGCCGAGCCGGCCGGCTAGAGGAGGCAATGGAAATACTAGAAACCATGCCTATTAGGCCAAATGCATCAATCTACAAGACTCTGCTGGCAGCGTGCAAAGTTCATAGGATTGTGCCTCTTGGGGAAGATATAGCCAGCCGAGGTCTCAAGCTTGATCCATCAGATCCTGCATTCAATCTGATGCTTGCAAACTTGTATGATAGTTCTGGACGGCCTGATTTAGCTGCAACGATCCGCAGGTCGGTGAGGGATAAAGGTTCATCTCTTCCACAAAGGAGTTGTAGTTCACATCCTGAGCTAGTGTGA
- the LOC133699166 gene encoding probable WRKY transcription factor 27 produces the protein MAEDQDWDLYAVVRSCTSAAAAAAAATNRNSSSSNISENFECLDSLTFDDDDDDDGESNPFSFPNLASQPRNNNCLQELQDSYKPFLPSFTTSTGLQGKNSNNNIPSFSISDFGVIFSGQNQPQLAQQQQQQPLTTPSTSVAISPWFNNSQKQPQHVQQQQNQRRQLHQQGTSTSSLFPLRTTQSQTPRKKKSNQKRLISHVTAENLSNDVWAWRKYGQKPIKGSPYPRNYYRCSSSKGCAARKQVERSNTDPNMFIVCYTGDHTHPRPTHRNSLAGSTRNKVQQPAQKPENKESEHPISADRGSSSSPLSATSLSPRTTLSAPIYNIEAVGNEQESIKTHNLEGGHGLMGSDDHEDDVDDCDNDINDDYDDDLLIPNMALNEDLIKGFQELVSGNEGGGLSNSPAFGDDFSSSVVGGSASTAAGATDGGGC, from the exons ATGGCGGAGGATCAGGACTGGGATTTGTATGCAGTAGTAAGGAGTTGCacctctgctgctgctgctgctgctgctgctacgaacagaaacagcagcagcagcaacatcaGTGAGAATTTTGAGTGCCTGGATTCTTTaacttttgatgatgatgatgatgatgatggagaaTCCAacccattttcttttccaaatctTGCTTCCCAGCCTAGAAACAACAACTGCTTGCAAGAATTGCAAGATTCTTACAAGCCCTTTTTGCCTAGCTTCACCACCAGTACTGGTCTTCAAGGTAAGAACAGCAACAACAATATTCCTAGCTTCTCCATTTCTGATTTTGGGGTCATTTTTAGTGGCCAAAATCAACCACAACTtgcacaacaacaacaacaacaaccactAACCACACCATCCACTAGTGTTGCCATCAGTCCCTGGTTCAACAATAGCCAAAAGCAGCCACAGCATGTacagcaacaacaaaatcaaaggaGACAATTGCACCAGCAAGGGACTAGCacttcttctctctttcctttAAGAACCACACAATCTCAGACCCCAAGAAAAAA AAAAAGTAACCAGAAGAGGCTGATATCGCATGTAACTGCAGAGAATCTCTCTAATGATGTGTGGGCTTGGAGAAAATATGGTCAAAAACCCATCAAAGGCTCTCCCTATCCAAG GAACTACTACAGATGCAGCAGCTCAAAAGGGTGTGCAGCAAGAAAGCAAGTGGAGAGGAGCAATACAGATCCAAATATGTTTATTGTCTGCTACACAGGTGATCACACACACCCACGTCCGACTCACAGGAACTCACTTGCCGGTAGTACAAGAAACAAGGTCCAACAACCAGCTCAAAAGCCGGAAAACAAAGAATCCGAGCATCCCATTTCAGCTGATAGGGGCTCGTCTTCTTCTCCACTTTCAGCCACTAGTTTGTCTCCAAGAACCACACTTTCAGCTCCCATTTACAATATTGAGGCGGTAGGAAACGAGCAAGAAAGCATCAAAACACATAATTTGGAAGGCGGGCATGGATTGATGGGAAGCGATGATCATGAAGATGATGTCGATGATTGTGATAATGACATTAATGACGATTATGATGATGATCTTTTGATTCCAAATATGGCCTTAAATGAAGATCTTATTAAAGGGTTTCAGGAGCTTGTTAGTGGTAATGAAGGTGGTGGTTTAAGCAATAGTCCTGCTTTTGGAGACGACTTTTCCTCTTCTGTTGTTGGTGGCTCAGCCAGCACAGCAGCCGGAGCAACTGATGGTGGTGGCTGCTAA
- the LOC133699855 gene encoding probable NADH dehydrogenase [ubiquinone] 1 alpha subcomplex subunit 5, mitochondrial — MFLRAIGRPLLAKVKQTTGIVGLDVAPNAREVLINLYNKTLKEIKAVPEDEGYRKAVESFTTHRLKVCEEEVDWEKIEERIGCGQVEELIEEAQDELKLIEKMIEWDPWGVPDDYECEIIENDAPIPKHVPRHIPGPLPAEFYQTLEAVQTKRVEPKDAPAVTSGESQSKE; from the exons ATGTTCCTGCGGGCAATCGGACGGCCATTACTGGCGAAGGTGAAGCAAACCACAGGGATCGTTGGATTGGATGTGGCCCCGAATGCGAGAGAAGTGTTGATCAATCTGTAcaacaaaaccctaaaagagATCAAAGCAGTTCCGGAAGATGAAGGATACCGTAAAGCAGTGGAGAGCTTTACAACACATAGACTTAAAGTTTGTGAAGAAGAAGTAGACTGGGAGAAGATTGAGGAACGGATTGGATGTGGTCAGGTCGAAGAGCTTATTGAAGAAGCTCAAGATGAGCTCAAGCTCATCGAAAAAATGATCG AGTGGGATCCTTGGGGCGTTCCTGATGACTATGAATGCGAAATTATAGAGAATGATGCTCCCATTCCTAAGCATGTCCCAAGGCATATACCCGGTCCTCTCCCTGCAGAGTTTTACCAGACACTCGAGGCTGTGCAGACAAAGCGTGTGGAACCAAAGGATGCACCTGCTGTCACATCTGGTGAGTCGCAGTCAAAGGAGTAA